In Bombyx mori chromosome 11, ASM3026992v2, one genomic interval encodes:
- the LOC101741474 gene encoding zinc finger protein 30 isoform X2 — protein sequence MKTVKLEISVDTVCHGCLSTDRQTSTSRDTSELYLRLLEDGLSSENKDVALCWECTAIFRKIQRFQKQIKNAQISLLLYQLNTRTPLSKLDTVIKSVYDLECVHEEKAAQITEEGNSIKIEAETEVALPAKEELDEYDTITYEEDYADDACMKSIIENEQRASKMPSKSDIKPMSIKQYEKYAVFSKQNEKVNSGDLKKYYKNVFLSDGEIEEYLNTRLRRDKSFHRLNYKCEDCVLGYKDKRDWNRHNALHHNTSTGPYKCSECKTKCQTIDVLAQHWITHTKALQCVICGDLHRSLGEIRKHVNRAHTGVFTCKECGDHSRTLREFSQHYKSKHEKLVCDHCGKGFYKKRVLESHMRRNHLPAKCEVCGRQYSLYHTLEVHLRTVHPHLMNGAYNRDASYCVECDRQYPSVYKYRKHLKQSVRHTPKKKVRIPCPECGKVFTRTNYMNNHYRLFHSKDTKHYCQLCNKVPEYLIDSGRDESERYSSHFGVVWTCDT from the exons ATGAAGACAGTTAAATTAGAAATTTCAGTTGACACAGTGTGCCATGGGTGTTTAAGTACCGATAGGCAAACAAGCACTTCGAGAGATACATCTGAATTATATTTACGTTTATTAGAAGACGGTTTATCCTCT GAAAATAAGGATGTGGCTCTCTGTTGGGAATGTACAGCAATCTTCAGGAAGATCCAGAGGTTTCAGAAGCAAATTAAAAACGCTCAAATCTCTCTTCTCTTATACCAATTG AATACAAGGACACCGTTATCAAAATTAGATACCGTAATCAAAAGTGTATACGATCTGGAGTGTGTACACGAAGAGAAAGCGGCACAAATAACCGAAGAAGGTAACTCGATAAAAATAGAAGCGGAAACGGAAGTCGCACTGCCCGCAAAAGAAGAATTAGACGAATATGACACTATAACGTACGAGGAGGACTACGCTGATGATGCGTGTATGAAAAGCATAATTGAAAACGAACAGAGAGCCAGCAAAATGCCAAGTAAGAGCGATATCAAACCCATGTCCATAAAGCAATACGAGAAATATGCAGTTTTCTCGAAGCAGAACGAGAAAGTTAATTCTGGTGACCTGAAAAAATACTATAAGAACGTTTTCTTGAGTGACGGTGAGATAGAGGAATATTTGAACACTAGATTAAGGAGGGATAAGAGCTTCCATCGTTTGAATTACAAGTGCGAGGATTGTGTACTCGGATACAAGGATAAGAGGGACTGGAATCGGCATAATGCTCTTCATCATAACACT TCGACCGGCCCCTACAAGTGCAGCGAGTGCAAAACGAAATGCCAAACCATCGATGTACTCGCCCAGCATTGGATAACTCACACGAAGGCGCTGCAGTGCGTCATCTGCGGCGACCTGCACAGGTCCCTGGGTGAGATAAGGAAGCACGTGAACAGGGCGCACACGGGCGTGTTCACGTGCAAGGAGTGCGGGGACCACAGCAG AACACTAAGGGAGTTCAGTCAGCATTACAAAAGCAAACACGAGAAGCTGGTATGTGATCATTGCGGCAAAGGTTTTTACAAGAAGCGCGTCCTAGAAAGTCATATGAG GAGGAACCATTTACCAGCCAAATGCGAGGTCTGCGGCCGTCAGTACTCTCTGTACCACACCCTGGAGGTTCACCTGCGGACTGTCCATCCTCACCTCATGAACGGGGCCTACAATAGGGACGCCTCGTACTGCGTCGAGTGCGATAGACAGTACCCAAGCGTCTACAAATACAGGAAGCATTTGAAACAGTCGGTCAGGCATACCCCGAAAAAGAAAGTAAG GATACCGTGCCCCGAATGCGGAAAAGTCTTCACGCGTACGAACTACATGAACAATCACTACAGGCTGTTCCATTCCAAGGACACGAAGCACTATTGTCAGCTTTGTAACAAG GTACCGGAATATCTAATAGACTCTGGCAGAGACGAATCGGAACGATACTCGAGTCACTTTGGCGTGGTATGGACGTGTGATACGTAG
- the LOC119629093 gene encoding uncharacterized protein LOC119629093 isoform X3, which produces MVRRLQEPLQADHPEELKTCDGIEDCFGARLKTTDLSRTELEAERELAKTHSKYTAKLYKCEKCLVSYDNELHLRKHLLLRHNEKNLYKCDVCYCTYDTELKLETHARRHYLRTAYNHTIADRSDEPMDYTDPPLPSKSNILKEAQDAVAFTSFDEPSTIAAPKSKAQKQREYRQRIAASRTSAQAIAAKKSDAERQRNRRLRKAAKLALISGSLESNTAPISRSGAKSNDLQTGTKPEPTHKHSRTSASEPGPITSDQIVIEQTQSTWKTKWAFSIVRFKSTFLDNDFGHACSICDRLWFKNDLKPITEPQLEVISEWFVKENRRPRREEYEMVCNTCKRSLNKKSMPPLAKVNGFSYPDEPPALPPLDPISERLISPLLPFMQVRRLRHDASYGIVGQVINLPADVQQMVKCLPRQLNEDHVINVNIERNLAHKSAYISGYMSKSTISSWLTALQESTLYRLYEINVDLSRLHPTVPSLDDIKDDPSNRIENISVENAPESEIFASRQHTVIWNEEDCPKIAPGHQATPLNVIYDRHIEELSFPSIYFGEPRSFHVGVPVTPYMVATSEIRRRDRRGATPQKILYVAMKILRQRMMDGIHSTFRNVSVTENITRGMLEDTEFMKEYVMQNLAFMKTVPNSVQYWASRKRDLLAMIRQLGKPTALLTISANEIRWTKLLTILLKLSKKYPGKTANDLDTSERCALVSDDPVTCCIYFYKLVSSLMKMLKSKQSYNPFGKYFVKDHFLRIEFQERGRPRARILLWLNDDPRETVSESMPRTVDLVEKLSSVARDDVPNDSIYANQIHKHSFTCTKRGETACRFGVPYWPMPTTRVLVPMPQADGRGQNLEEKAKELRASLGERRYASMDEFLNANGLTYITYLDIVRSTLRRPTIVFRRNFDELMTDTFNPYLAGEVNSKIDIQFILDEHSCADYVVEYINRSARGMGDLRRELTTMMQEHPEQDYTGQLKALSVKMLNAVETSAQEAAWYLLRQRMSEASRQIVYIPTVWPAERPCCRKRRQQMDREGIDGDSTDVWTKNIIQRYEERPESLEQVYLAEFASWYANASDFLDEEDDVHVDDDEDSEAIPETRTSRASKEYRRRPLGRIIRYRRYDIDDTDNYKREMVLLYVRFRNEMSEIVDQNKFLQLFDENEDTIMERHRLFETNINIENVVKELEVMTILENDNNGNQARRGIKSSVCPTVVGKRWCQEQR; this is translated from the exons ATGGTACGGAGGCTTCAAGAACCTTTAcag GCTGATCATCCTGAAGAATTAAAAACATGTGACGGCATTGAGGACTGCTTTGGAGCCAGACTGAAGACAACAGACCTGTCGCGGACCGAACTTGAAGCCGAGAGAGAACTAGCAAAAACGCACAGCAAATACACAGCGAAGCTGTACAAATGTGAAAAATGTTTAGTTTCCTACGATAATGAGTTGCATTTGAGAAAGCATTTGCTTTTGAGGCATAATGAG aaaaATCTTTACAAGTGTGACGTCTGTTATTGTACATACGACACGGAACTCAAATTGGAGACGCACGCCAGGAGGCATTACCTTAG AACTGCTTACAATCACACCATAGCAGACCGATCTGACGAACCTATGGACTACACGGATCCGCCGCTACCTTCAAAGAGTAATATACTCAAGGAAGCGCAAGACGCTGTCGCATTCACGTCATTCGACGAGCCATCAACCATAGCTGCTCCAAAATCGAAGGCACAGAAGCAACGCGAGTACAGACAGCGCATAGCAGCATCCAGAACATCTGCACAGGCGATAGCCGCTAAGAAGTCGGATGCCGAAAGACAACGTAACCGGAGATTACGCAAAGCCGCCAAATTGGCCCTTATCAGTGGGTCATTAGAATCGAATACTGCACCCATTTCTCGTTCAGGGGCGAAATCAAATGACCTTCAAACTGGTACTAAACCAGAGCCCACACACAAGCATAGTCGTACTTCAGCATCAGAACCAGGTCCAATCACTTCTGATCAAATTGTGATAGAACAGACACAATCTACTTGGAAGACTAAATGGGCATTCTCGATCGTGAGGTTCAAATCAACTTTCCTGGACAACGATTTCGGTCACGCTTGTTCGATTTGCGACAGGCTTTGGTTCAAAAACGACCTGAAACCCATCACCGAGCCACAGCTGGAGGTGATCTCGGAATGGTTCGTCAAAGAAAATCGAAGACCGCGCCGAGAAGAATATGAAATGGTTTGCAATACTTGTAAACGTTCACTGAACAAAAAATCGATGCCGCCCCTAGCAAAAGTCAATGGATTCTCATATCCAGACGAACCGCCAGCTCTGCCACCCTTGGATCCCATCAGCGAACGACTGATATCGCCGCTCCTGCCATTTATGCAAGTTCGTCGTCTGCGCCACGATGCCTCTTATGGAATCGTAGGGCAAGTGATCAACTTACCAGCAGACGTACAGCAGATGGTGAAATGTTTGCCGCGCCAATTAAACGAAGACCATGTCATCAATGTAAACATCGAGCGAAACCTTGCCCACAAATCGGCCTACATCAGCGGATATATGTCAAAAAGCACAATCAGCTCATGGCTAACTGCACTGCAGGAGTCGACGTTATATCGTTTATATGAAATCAACGTGGATTTATCTAGGCTGCATCCTACTGTGCCGTCTCTCGATGACATAAAGGATGATCCTTCGAACCGTATAGAAAACATTTCCGTTGAAAACGCACCTGAATCTGAGATATTCGCTTCAAGACAACATACCGTGATTTGGAATGAGGAAGATTGTCCGAAAATCGCACCGGGACATCAGGCGACACCACTCAACGTCATTTATGACCGTCACATTGAAGAGTTATCGTTTCCATCGATCTACTTCGGAGAGCCTCGTAGTTTTCACGTGGGAGTTCCAGTAACACCTTACATGGTGGCGACCAGTGAGATACGTCGTCGCGACCGACGCGGAGCAACTCCTCAAAAAATCCTGTATGTTGCAATGAAAATATTGCGGCAGCGAATGATGGACGGGATTCACAGCACGTTCCGCAACGTTTCGGTCACTGAGAACATTACGCGAGGCATGTTAGAGGACACAGAATTCATGAAAGAATATGTCATGCAAAACCTCGCATTCATGAAGACAGTGCCAAACTCAGTCCAGTACTGGGCCTCTCGCAAACGAGACCTCCTCGCGATGATCCGTCAGCTTGGCAAACCAACCGCCTTACTCACTATAAGCGCCAACGAAATACGCTGGACGAAACTGCTCACTATACTCCTCAAACTGAGCAAGAAATATCCTGGGAAAACGGCAAATGATCTCGACACTTCTGAGCGTTGTGCTTTAGTGAGCGACGATCCTGTTACGTGCTGCATATACTTCTACAAGCTAGTTAGTTCGTTGATGAAAATGCTGAAATCCAAACAGTCTTACAATCCGTTCGGAAAATATTTCGTTAAAGATCACTTCCTACGTATCGAGTTCCAGGAGCGAGGACGTCCACGCGCACGTATATTGTTGTGGTTGAACGACGACCCGCGCGAGACCGTATCGGAAAGTATGCCAAGAACAGTCGATCTCGTGGAAAAACTAAGTTCAGTTGCTCGGGATGATGTGCCAAACGATTCTATATACGCCAATCAGATACACAAGCATAGTTTCACTTGCACAAAGCGTGGCGAGACAGCTTGCAGATTCGGGGTCCCGTACTGGCCTATGCCCACGACCCGTGTACTGGTTCCGATGCCTCAAGCTGATGGACGTGGCCAAAACCTAGAAGAGAAGGCCAAGGAGCTGCGTGCCTCTCTCGGTGAACGTCGATACGCATCTATGGATGAGTTTCTTAATGCTAACGGCTTGACTTACATTACGTATCTCGACATTGTGCGCTCAACGTTGCGCCGACCGACTATAGTGTTCAGGCGAAACTTCGACGAACTAATGACAGACACGTTCAATCCGTACCTTGCCGGCGAAGTCAACTCTAAAATCGACATTCAGTTCATCTTGGACGAGCACAGCTGCGCAGATTACGTCGTGGAGTATATAAATAGATCAGCCCGTGGAATGGGTGATCTGCGTCGTGAGCTCACCACGATGATGCAAGAGCATCCAGAACAGGACTACACGGGTCAATTGAAAGCGTTAAGTGTTAAAATGCTTAACGCAGTCGAGACGTCGGCGCAAGAAGCAGCATGGTATCTGCTGCGACAACGCATGAGCGAGGCTAGTCGTCAAATCGTGTACATCCCAACCGTGTGGCCGGCTGAAAGGCCGTGCTGCCGCAAGCGTCGTCAGCAAATGGACCGCGAGGGCATCGACGGAGACAGCACCGATGTGTGGACCAAAAACATAATACAGCGATACGAAGAACGACCTGAATCATTAGAACAAGTGTATTTGGCTGAGTTCGCTTCGTGGTATGCTAACGCTAGCGATTTCCTTGAcgaagaagacgacgtgcacgTGGATGACGATGAGGATTCTGAAGCTATACCTGAAACGAGAACGTCAAGAGCATCTAAAGAATATCGCAGACGACCGCTCGGACGAATCATACGGTACAGACGCTATGATATCGATGACACTGACAATTATAAACGGGAGATGGTTCTACTTTACGTGCGGTTTCGCAACGAAATGTCAGAGATTGTTGATCAAAATAAGTTTTTGCAATTATTCGACGAAAATGAAGATACCATTATGGAACGCCATAGACTATTCGAGACGAATATAAACATTGAAAACGTCGTAAAAGAACTCGAAGTGATGACGATTTTGGAAAACGATAATAACGGCAATCAAGCAAGAAGAGGAATCAAGAGCAGCGTTTGTCCAACGGTTGTTGGGAAAAGATGGTGCCAAGAACAGCGATGA
- the LOC101741474 gene encoding zinc finger protein 43 isoform X1: MKTVKLEISVDTVCHGCLSTDRQTSTSRDTSELYLRLLEDGLSSENKDVALCWECTAIFRKIQRFQKQIKNAQISLLLYQLNTRTPLSKLDTVIKSVYDLECVHEEKAAQITEEGNSIKIEAETEVALPAKEELDEYDTITYEEDYADDACMKSIIENEQRASKMPSKSDIKPMSIKQYEKYAVFSKQNEKVNSGDLKKYYKNVFLSDGEIEEYLNTRLRRDKSFHRLNYKCEDCVLGYKDKRDWNRHNALHHNTSTGPYKCSECKTKCQTIDVLAQHWITHTKALQCVICGDLHRSLGEIRKHVNRAHTGVFTCKECGDHSRTLREFSQHYKSKHEKLVCDHCGKGFYKKRVLESHMRRNHLPAKCEVCGRQYSLYHTLEVHLRTVHPHLMNGAYNRDASYCVECDRQYPSVYKYRKHLKQSVRHTPKKKVRIPCPECGKVFTRTNYMNNHYRLFHSKDTKHYCQLCNKLFVTGYAARKHKEFVHDKQTLPKNKICDICGRGFSTNRILTNHRRTHTGERPYKCPHCTAAFAQSTAMHTHMKSQHKHVMPLQIPVHQMA; encoded by the exons ATGAAGACAGTTAAATTAGAAATTTCAGTTGACACAGTGTGCCATGGGTGTTTAAGTACCGATAGGCAAACAAGCACTTCGAGAGATACATCTGAATTATATTTACGTTTATTAGAAGACGGTTTATCCTCT GAAAATAAGGATGTGGCTCTCTGTTGGGAATGTACAGCAATCTTCAGGAAGATCCAGAGGTTTCAGAAGCAAATTAAAAACGCTCAAATCTCTCTTCTCTTATACCAATTG AATACAAGGACACCGTTATCAAAATTAGATACCGTAATCAAAAGTGTATACGATCTGGAGTGTGTACACGAAGAGAAAGCGGCACAAATAACCGAAGAAGGTAACTCGATAAAAATAGAAGCGGAAACGGAAGTCGCACTGCCCGCAAAAGAAGAATTAGACGAATATGACACTATAACGTACGAGGAGGACTACGCTGATGATGCGTGTATGAAAAGCATAATTGAAAACGAACAGAGAGCCAGCAAAATGCCAAGTAAGAGCGATATCAAACCCATGTCCATAAAGCAATACGAGAAATATGCAGTTTTCTCGAAGCAGAACGAGAAAGTTAATTCTGGTGACCTGAAAAAATACTATAAGAACGTTTTCTTGAGTGACGGTGAGATAGAGGAATATTTGAACACTAGATTAAGGAGGGATAAGAGCTTCCATCGTTTGAATTACAAGTGCGAGGATTGTGTACTCGGATACAAGGATAAGAGGGACTGGAATCGGCATAATGCTCTTCATCATAACACT TCGACCGGCCCCTACAAGTGCAGCGAGTGCAAAACGAAATGCCAAACCATCGATGTACTCGCCCAGCATTGGATAACTCACACGAAGGCGCTGCAGTGCGTCATCTGCGGCGACCTGCACAGGTCCCTGGGTGAGATAAGGAAGCACGTGAACAGGGCGCACACGGGCGTGTTCACGTGCAAGGAGTGCGGGGACCACAGCAG AACACTAAGGGAGTTCAGTCAGCATTACAAAAGCAAACACGAGAAGCTGGTATGTGATCATTGCGGCAAAGGTTTTTACAAGAAGCGCGTCCTAGAAAGTCATATGAG GAGGAACCATTTACCAGCCAAATGCGAGGTCTGCGGCCGTCAGTACTCTCTGTACCACACCCTGGAGGTTCACCTGCGGACTGTCCATCCTCACCTCATGAACGGGGCCTACAATAGGGACGCCTCGTACTGCGTCGAGTGCGATAGACAGTACCCAAGCGTCTACAAATACAGGAAGCATTTGAAACAGTCGGTCAGGCATACCCCGAAAAAGAAAGTAAG GATACCGTGCCCCGAATGCGGAAAAGTCTTCACGCGTACGAACTACATGAACAATCACTACAGGCTGTTCCATTCCAAGGACACGAAGCACTATTGTCAGCTTTGTAACAAG CTCTTCGTCACCGGCTACGCGGCCAGGAAACACAAAGAGTTCGTTCACGACAAACAAACTTTGCCCAAAAACAAGATCTGCGATATATGCGGCCGCGGCTTTAGC ACGAACAGAATTCTAACCAATCACAGGAGGACACACACCGGAGAGAGACCGTACAAATGCCCGCACTGTACCGCCGCGTTCGCCCAAAGCACCGCCATGCACACGCACATGAAATCGCAACACAAACACGTAATGCCTCTACAGATCCCCGTCCACCAGATGGCGTGA
- the LOC105842001 gene encoding uncharacterized protein LOC105842001: MMNINVYDVSSIQMSIQQPQQAPAPPPAPQPEPQAHGDTSTNQPEPPPPAPDEQKPAVGKKKKEAIDGQARELIYKVIKFFESEKQNRGYAFPVENVVKRACAATGLSESTIKRIKRDGLRAEATQTRMTGPKKRRVRKTKVQLDYFQLCALRSIVNGYSMRKEVPTLGKILAAAKHELNYCGGKESLRLILLNKLGIKFKKCEKKNKKPPEQPPVQPQVQPIQNMMPQQQMQTYKPIDTQCVVYTHNMMPQVPPVSY, from the coding sequence ATGATGAATATAAACGTGTACGATGTGTCGTCAATTCAGATGTCGATACAACAGCCTCAGCAGGCTCCTGCGCCTCCCCCAGCGCCGCAGCCCGAGCCCCAAGCCCACGGGGACACGTCCACTAACCAGCCAGAGCCTCCGCCGCCTGCACCGGACGAACAAAAGCCAGCAGtcggcaagaaaaaaaaagaggcgATCGATGGCCAAGCCCGCGAACTCATTTATAAGGTCATAAAATTTTTCGAAAGCGAAAAACAGAACAGAGGCTACGCTTTCCCAGTCGAAAATGTCGTGAAGCGAGCGTGTGCCGCGACCGGACTGTCCGAGAGCACTATTAAAAGGATAAAACGCGACGGTTTGCGCGCGGAAGCGACTCAAACGCGAATGACCGGACCCAAGAAAAGAAGAGTGAGAAAGACCAAGGTACAATTAGATTATTTCCAGCTGTGCGCCTTAAGAAGCATCGTCAATGGTTACTCGATGCGTAAGGAAGTACCTACGCTCGGTAAGATTCTGGCTGCTGCCAAACACGAGTTAAACTATTGCGGCGGCAAAGAATCTTTAAGATTGATATTACTAAATAAGCTAGGTATTAAATTTAAGAAGTGCGAAAAGAAGAATAAAAAGCCCCCGGAACAGCCGCCCGTGCAGCCACAGGTGCAGCCGATACAAAACATGATGCCACAACAACAGATGCAAACTTACAAACCGATAGATACGCAGTGCGTTGTCTACACTCACAATATGATGCCTCAAGTGCCACCCGTCTCATATTAG